A genomic window from Chlorobium phaeobacteroides DSM 266 includes:
- a CDS encoding ABC transporter permease: protein MAKQNDTSNKGSQEMTARLADRGFYLLGVVLFMIVWQIASALKLFGADFSESFSPLAAMLALFEMIKNGELIHHALPSLRRVLTGLSLAVVVALPLGVLVGYFKRIEQLTYVVFQFMRMISPLAWMPIAIIIFGVGDVAVIFLLWLVAIWPLILNTSHGAGRVSPLWVNMAKTMGAKDSGILRKVIIPAAVPDMLTGLRLAVGVSWIILVPAEMLGVPDGLGYFILDTRDRFRYDQLMATIMAIGMIGYLLDSANRWLIHKFSWKM from the coding sequence ATGGCAAAACAAAACGATACCAGTAACAAGGGCTCGCAAGAGATGACGGCGCGCCTTGCCGATCGGGGTTTTTATCTGCTCGGCGTCGTGCTGTTCATGATTGTCTGGCAGATTGCCAGCGCGCTCAAGCTTTTCGGGGCTGATTTCAGTGAATCGTTTTCTCCGCTGGCAGCGATGCTTGCGCTTTTCGAGATGATTAAAAACGGGGAACTCATCCATCATGCTCTCCCGAGTCTGCGCAGAGTGCTGACAGGACTCTCGCTTGCGGTTGTTGTTGCGCTTCCTCTCGGGGTGCTTGTCGGCTATTTCAAACGAATTGAACAGTTGACTTACGTCGTCTTTCAGTTCATGCGCATGATTTCTCCTCTTGCGTGGATGCCGATAGCGATTATCATTTTCGGCGTCGGCGATGTCGCTGTTATTTTTCTGCTCTGGCTGGTGGCCATCTGGCCGCTTATTCTCAACACCTCTCACGGAGCAGGCAGAGTAAGCCCTCTCTGGGTAAACATGGCTAAAACCATGGGAGCGAAGGATTCCGGGATTCTTCGCAAAGTGATCATTCCTGCCGCCGTTCCCGATATGCTTACCGGTCTTCGTCTTGCCGTCGGGGTGAGCTGGATCATTCTTGTTCCTGCCGAGATGCTCGGCGTGCCGGACGGTCTGGGCTATTTTATTCTCGATACGCGCGACAGGTTCCGGTACGATCAGCTTATGGCAACCATTATGGCTATCGGAATGATCGGCTATCTGCTCGATTCCGCGAACCGCTGGCTTATCCATAAATTTTCATGGAAGATGTAA